One genomic window of Candidatus Culexarchaeum yellowstonense includes the following:
- a CDS encoding flavodoxin domain-containing protein → MVRILIIYYSRTGNTEIMAKSVAEGVKEEGGEAILKRVEETNVEDLLNADGIIVGSPTYFGLPSAEIKKLFDDSVK, encoded by the coding sequence ATGGTTAGGATTTTAATTATTTATTATTCAAGGACTGGAAATACAGAAATAATGGCAAAAAGTGTTGCAGAAGGAGTTAAAGAAGAGGGTGGTGAAGCAATATTAAAAAGAGTAGAGGAAACTAATGTAGAGGATTTACTTAATGCAGACGGGATAATTGTTGGCTCTCCTACTTATTTTGGATTACCTTCTGCTGAAATAAAGAAACTTTTTGATGATTCA